A single window of Candidatus Eremiobacteraceae bacterium DNA harbors:
- the minE gene encoding cell division topological specificity factor MinE, which produces MIDFLSRFFRREEASKTMAKERLRLILMSDRVSLAPDIFDAMKGEMLAVLRRYLEIDEHGMDVHFENA; this is translated from the coding sequence ATGATCGATTTTCTCTCTCGTTTTTTCCGCCGCGAAGAAGCGAGCAAGACAATGGCCAAGGAGCGGCTTCGCCTCATCCTTATGTCCGACCGGGTCTCGCTCGCGCCGGACATCTTCGACGCGATGAAGGGCGAGATGCTCGCAGTGCTGCGGCGTTATCTGGAGATCGACGAGCACGGCATGGATGTCCACTTCGAAAATGCC
- the minD gene encoding septum site-determining protein MinD: MPDVENERREASPATVEQTVAPASAAASPAEAAPKPAIKTGRSIVLTSGKGGVGKTTTTANLGTALADAGHSVVVVDADVGLRNLDVVLGLENRVSKHLLDVIEGKCTLDEALVRDRVRRNLQLLPAAQNREKDDVPEDKMADLVRQLRERFDFVLIDCPAGIEQGFRNAVVGAQEAVVVTTPEVSAVRDADRIVGLLPQEIVIKLVVNRVRPAMVRKGTMMSVADVNAILRLDLIGVVPDEREIIIATNRGTPVIDIEGSETGAAFRRIARRLLGEDIPIPSFEDKGNFITRFMTTLGVGRS; the protein is encoded by the coding sequence ATGCCCGACGTCGAAAACGAACGCCGCGAAGCGTCTCCCGCAACCGTCGAACAGACGGTCGCACCTGCTTCCGCAGCAGCTTCGCCTGCGGAGGCCGCGCCTAAACCCGCCATAAAGACCGGCCGTTCGATCGTCTTGACGTCGGGCAAGGGCGGCGTGGGCAAGACCACGACCACCGCCAACCTCGGCACCGCCCTCGCCGACGCCGGCCATTCGGTCGTCGTCGTCGATGCCGACGTCGGTCTGCGCAATCTCGACGTCGTGCTCGGTTTGGAGAACAGAGTCTCCAAGCATCTGCTCGACGTCATCGAAGGCAAGTGCACGCTTGACGAAGCGCTCGTGCGCGATCGCGTGCGCCGCAATCTTCAGCTTTTGCCCGCCGCGCAGAATCGCGAAAAAGACGACGTGCCCGAAGACAAGATGGCCGACCTGGTGCGCCAACTGCGCGAACGATTCGATTTTGTGTTGATCGACTGCCCTGCCGGCATCGAACAGGGCTTTCGAAACGCGGTCGTCGGCGCACAAGAAGCCGTGGTCGTCACGACGCCGGAGGTCTCGGCAGTGCGCGATGCCGATCGCATTGTCGGACTCTTGCCCCAAGAAATCGTCATCAAGCTCGTGGTGAACCGCGTGCGTCCGGCGATGGTGCGGAAGGGCACGATGATGAGCGTCGCCGATGTCAACGCGATTCTGCGCCTCGACTTGATAGGCGTCGTGCCGGACGAACGTGAGATCATCATCGCCACCAATCGCGGCACGCCGGTGATAGACATCGAGGGCTCGGAGACCGGCGCCGCGTTCCGCCGCATCGCCCGCCGGCTCCTCGGCGAGGACATCCCGATCCCGTCATTTGAAGACAAAGGCAATTTTATCACGCGGTTCATGACCACGCTCGGCGTTGGCCGCAGTTAA
- the minD gene encoding septum site-determining protein MinD: MAGTSYVITSGKGGVGKTTTTANVGCALATLGVQVVLVDADIGLRNLDLVLGLEKRIVFDVVDVAEGRCEPRQALIRDKRLDGLYLLPASQTKDKESIGEDQMRDVVGKLTKEFDIVLIDCPAGIEHGFRNAIAGADEAIIVTTPEVSAIRDADRILGMLGTRRTQLIVNRVRTEMVKTGDMLGVDDVAEILGRDVLGVVPDDEEIIDTTNRGEPVVLDPSRRLSKTYIAIARRLLGENVPLPSFDDDGLFGRLRRLMIGTR, from the coding sequence TTGGCCGGAACATCTTATGTCATAACGTCCGGTAAGGGCGGTGTCGGCAAGACGACGACCACAGCGAACGTCGGGTGCGCGCTTGCGACGCTTGGCGTACAGGTCGTGCTCGTCGATGCCGACATCGGACTGCGGAATCTCGACTTGGTGCTGGGCTTGGAAAAGCGCATCGTCTTCGATGTCGTCGATGTCGCAGAGGGACGCTGCGAACCGCGCCAGGCGTTGATACGCGATAAGCGGCTCGATGGGCTTTATCTGCTGCCGGCTTCGCAGACCAAGGACAAAGAATCGATCGGCGAAGACCAGATGCGCGATGTGGTGGGAAAATTGACCAAGGAGTTCGACATCGTGCTCATCGACTGCCCTGCCGGCATCGAGCACGGTTTTCGCAATGCCATCGCCGGTGCGGACGAAGCGATCATCGTCACGACGCCGGAAGTCTCCGCGATTCGCGACGCGGACAGAATTCTCGGGATGCTCGGAACGCGCCGCACTCAACTGATCGTCAACCGGGTGCGCACGGAAATGGTGAAGACCGGCGACATGCTCGGCGTGGATGACGTTGCGGAAATCCTCGGGCGCGATGTGTTGGGCGTCGTTCCCGACGACGAGGAGATCATCGACACGACCAATCGCGGCGAACCGGTCGTATTGGATCCGAGCCGCCGCTTGAGCAAGACCTACATCGCTATCGCCCGCCGCCTGTTGGGCGAAAACGTGCCGCTGCCGTCGTTCGATGACGACGGCCTATTCGGCCGGCTGCGCCGCTTGATGATCGGAACTCGATAA
- the minC gene encoding septum site-determining protein MinC, whose amino-acid sequence MQIKGTKSGLLLHLYERPLVEAVAELRRRLDATPDFYKGSRAVLMLGAEHAEPAELAAVVATLEQFGIVADGAVCEGDVTASLARSAGLRLVAASVAAAPRSKDDRTDPGGTANGRLKPGSAKAGHRGAAQSDNVSADANAYHKGTVRSGQSLAAAGNLVVVGDVNAGAELTAVGDIVVWGSLRGVAHAGAQGDDSATVYALRLEPTQLRISRCIATAPPPDKRRARASLPEIAKIRDGHIVIIRVDP is encoded by the coding sequence GTGCAGATAAAAGGGACCAAATCGGGGCTGCTGCTCCATCTTTACGAACGGCCGCTGGTCGAGGCTGTGGCAGAGCTGCGCCGCCGTCTGGATGCGACGCCGGACTTCTACAAAGGCAGCCGGGCCGTGTTGATGCTCGGCGCAGAGCATGCCGAACCGGCGGAGCTGGCGGCCGTCGTCGCCACGCTCGAGCAATTCGGCATTGTGGCCGATGGCGCTGTTTGCGAGGGAGACGTCACCGCTTCGCTCGCTCGCTCTGCCGGTTTACGGTTGGTCGCGGCAAGCGTCGCGGCGGCTCCGCGATCGAAAGACGACCGAACCGATCCGGGGGGAACCGCGAACGGACGGCTCAAGCCGGGAAGCGCGAAGGCTGGTCATCGAGGCGCGGCACAATCGGACAACGTCTCGGCGGACGCTAACGCATATCACAAAGGGACGGTACGTTCGGGCCAATCGCTCGCCGCGGCCGGCAACTTGGTGGTGGTCGGCGACGTGAATGCCGGTGCGGAATTGACGGCTGTGGGCGACATCGTCGTATGGGGTAGCCTCCGAGGCGTGGCGCACGCCGGCGCGCAAGGGGACGACTCGGCGACGGTGTACGCGCTGCGGCTCGAACCAACGCAGTTGCGCATCTCGCGATGCATCGCCACCGCGCCGCCTCCGGACAAACGGCGCGCGCGCGCTTCGTTGCCGGAGATAGCGAAGATCCGCGACGGACATATCGTGATCATCAGGGTCGATCCGTAG
- a CDS encoding M48 family metalloprotease, whose translation MSTYKRTLAAFAAAAITAASFPAPAGAVSTSSEIRMGQQEAQQVDAENALMSDPVLNTWVTGIEDNLAKYRARPDITYTVKIVDTNDINAFSLAGGFIYVNFGILNFVNSDDELAGVLGHETGHVERRHVITGNAKAQVLNILLGVLSFTSPFVYRFGNLIGGLSMAKMSRIDELQADQYGLQLMSRAGYDPDAMLSFMVHMEKQFGDSGNGLEKYFEDHPDPVNRIAHLKGYPALQDRTSDQLLAQAMHDQDEGRYAFAAAKLQTVLAKDPANQLALLHSGQVDIALGSFDKSGIALAQVAHAQNVTPEAASAASRALALLPQTAKAGDPLLSPNLTPIRKSLADAITQAKTDQTAIDARTKLAKDDYQRFSDRLNNLSYEVPDLGNVNIRPGSRLDGIEQDLEHMSKDIDVLGDKCAFVDSQTSSMLKDDLGVLNEMNAHVSATTMSGDSLRLLPFFGEMTDGMNASTDQLVGAITANRGALALAWETLPKLDAYFRQLSRTPVDFGGDISPVGAQQLKPLATAAEQALDTAANAASEAQGMYYSAQARQIQARITLLGVGFPAGRYDSLAQSIHSRLGLDPPTYAQVLTLGMSTGDVAVASWLAAEEKVPVSTVINEQRAVNKPFVDMALDKHLSQESLEVVLGLWWEGYTEKTDS comes from the coding sequence ATGTCGACCTATAAGCGTACTCTCGCCGCGTTCGCGGCCGCGGCCATCACCGCCGCGTCGTTTCCAGCGCCGGCGGGCGCCGTCTCCACCTCGAGCGAGATCCGGATGGGTCAGCAAGAAGCGCAGCAGGTCGACGCCGAAAATGCCCTCATGTCCGACCCCGTTCTCAACACATGGGTCACCGGGATTGAAGACAACCTTGCCAAGTACCGAGCACGGCCGGACATCACGTACACGGTCAAGATCGTCGACACGAACGACATCAATGCATTTTCGCTCGCCGGCGGTTTCATATATGTGAACTTCGGCATTCTCAACTTCGTCAACTCCGACGACGAGCTCGCCGGCGTCTTGGGCCACGAAACGGGCCACGTCGAACGCCGCCACGTCATCACGGGCAACGCAAAAGCGCAAGTGCTCAACATCTTGCTCGGCGTGCTCTCGTTCACGTCGCCATTCGTGTACCGGTTTGGCAATCTGATCGGCGGACTGTCGATGGCGAAGATGTCGCGCATCGACGAACTGCAAGCCGACCAATACGGCCTTCAATTGATGAGCCGCGCCGGCTACGACCCGGACGCCATGCTCTCGTTCATGGTGCACATGGAAAAACAGTTCGGCGACTCGGGCAACGGACTCGAAAAATATTTTGAGGATCACCCCGATCCGGTCAACCGCATCGCCCACCTCAAAGGGTATCCGGCGCTTCAGGATCGGACGAGCGATCAATTGCTCGCGCAGGCCATGCACGACCAAGATGAAGGCCGCTACGCTTTCGCTGCCGCCAAACTCCAAACCGTGCTCGCGAAAGATCCGGCCAATCAACTGGCGCTGCTGCACAGCGGCCAAGTAGACATCGCGCTCGGAAGCTTCGATAAGAGCGGGATCGCGCTCGCGCAAGTGGCGCACGCGCAAAACGTGACGCCGGAAGCCGCGAGCGCCGCCAGCCGCGCGCTCGCGCTGCTGCCTCAAACCGCCAAAGCCGGCGACCCGTTGCTCTCGCCGAACCTCACGCCCATCCGCAAATCGCTCGCCGATGCGATCACTCAGGCCAAGACCGATCAGACCGCGATCGACGCCCGCACGAAGCTGGCGAAAGACGACTACCAGCGCTTCAGCGACCGGCTGAACAATCTGTCGTACGAAGTGCCGGATCTCGGCAACGTGAATATCCGCCCCGGCAGCAGGCTCGATGGCATCGAGCAGGACCTCGAGCACATGTCCAAAGACATCGACGTTCTCGGCGACAAATGTGCGTTCGTCGATTCGCAGACGTCATCCATGCTCAAGGACGATCTCGGCGTGCTGAACGAGATGAACGCGCACGTGTCGGCCACCACCATGTCGGGCGATTCGCTGCGGCTCCTCCCGTTCTTCGGCGAGATGACTGACGGCATGAATGCCTCGACCGATCAATTAGTCGGAGCGATCACGGCAAACCGTGGCGCGCTCGCGCTTGCGTGGGAGACCTTGCCTAAGCTCGACGCATACTTCCGGCAGCTCTCGCGCACGCCGGTCGACTTCGGCGGTGACATCTCGCCGGTCGGCGCACAGCAGCTCAAGCCGCTGGCCACCGCCGCAGAGCAGGCTCTCGACACCGCCGCGAATGCCGCATCGGAAGCCCAGGGTATGTACTACTCGGCGCAGGCGCGGCAGATCCAAGCGCGCATCACGTTGCTTGGCGTGGGCTTCCCCGCCGGCCGCTACGATTCGTTGGCGCAGTCGATACACTCTCGCCTCGGCCTCGATCCGCCGACCTACGCGCAAGTGCTCACGCTCGGCATGTCCACAGGCGACGTAGCCGTCGCTTCGTGGCTCGCCGCGGAAGAAAAAGTGCCGGTGAGCACGGTCATCAACGAGCAGCGGGCGGTCAACAAACCGTTTGTCGACATGGCGCTCGACAAGCACCTGTCGCAGGAATCGCTCGAAGTGGTCCTCGGACTCTGGTGGGAAGGCTACACGGAAAAGACCGATAGCTGA
- the recR gene encoding recombination mediator RecR, giving the protein MDYFAPPLSALIGELEKLPTIGPKTAARLAFFILSAPREDAQALAEAIVAVKDRVRLCTHCFSLTEDDPCAICRDVRRDPKLLCVVGEPKDVYAVERSLSFKGRYHVLGGVISPMDGIGVGQLHIKELVERVGTDGIEEVIIATNPNAEGESTALYLARLLAPTGVSVTRLAYGLPIGGDLDYADEVTLARALEGRRAL; this is encoded by the coding sequence GTGGACTATTTTGCGCCGCCGCTCTCCGCGCTCATCGGTGAGTTGGAGAAACTGCCGACGATCGGCCCCAAAACCGCGGCCCGGCTCGCGTTCTTCATCCTGAGCGCGCCGCGCGAAGATGCGCAGGCGCTGGCCGAAGCGATCGTCGCGGTCAAAGACCGGGTGCGCCTGTGCACGCACTGCTTCTCGCTGACCGAAGACGATCCGTGCGCGATCTGCCGCGACGTCCGCCGCGATCCGAAATTGCTCTGCGTCGTGGGCGAGCCGAAAGACGTGTACGCCGTCGAGCGGAGCTTGAGTTTCAAGGGCCGTTACCACGTGCTCGGCGGCGTGATCTCCCCGATGGACGGCATCGGCGTCGGTCAACTGCACATCAAGGAACTGGTGGAGCGCGTCGGGACCGACGGCATCGAGGAAGTCATCATCGCGACCAATCCCAATGCGGAAGGCGAGTCGACCGCACTGTATCTCGCTCGGCTGCTGGCGCCGACGGGCGTTTCAGTCACCCGGCTCGCCTACGGATTGCCTATCGGCGGCGATCTGGACTATGCCGACGAGGTGACACTCGCGCGGGCGTTGGAAGGACGGCGCGCGCTCTGA
- a CDS encoding YbaB/EbfC family nucleoid-associated protein translates to MNPQQMLQQARKLQAQLAKVQEELGQESVTGTAASGAVVVTLDGHGAVLSVKLNKDAVDPDDVETLEDLILLAIKDAQAKARELSQARLGPLAGGLSMPGF, encoded by the coding sequence ATGAATCCTCAACAGATGCTGCAGCAAGCGCGCAAACTGCAAGCTCAGCTCGCAAAAGTCCAAGAAGAACTTGGCCAGGAGTCGGTCACGGGCACCGCAGCGTCCGGCGCGGTCGTCGTCACGCTGGATGGCCACGGCGCCGTGCTGTCGGTCAAGCTGAACAAGGACGCGGTCGATCCGGACGACGTCGAAACGCTTGAAGATCTTATCCTGCTCGCGATCAAAGACGCCCAAGCCAAAGCGCGGGAACTGTCGCAGGCGCGTCTCGGTCCGCTCGCCGGCGGGCTGAGCATGCCGGGATTCTGA
- the dnaX gene encoding DNA polymerase III subunit gamma/tau: MATTSPVPALSLYRKHRPATFDDLVGQPAVVEGLTAVLRTRRIAHAYLFSGPRGTGKTSVARILAKCLNCERGGPRPDPCGVCDSCVAISDGTSFDVVEIDGASNNSVDDVRELREKVNYAPATSRYKIYIIDEVHMLSPGAFNALLKTLEEPPEFAVFILATTEQHKVPATILSRCQRYDFRRMQPQTIAARLADVAKREGLKVGDQALQRLAFLADGALRDALVLLEQARGFADGATIDEAALDRAFGESHRDVIGRLTDATVRGDAAAALATVADAIGAGVDPVWLAKELLRRFRLVMLAQNSPATLALETPPDDAERVLELASKLDRPKVLQALRHLSESVAQRYSTQPRIDLELALVRIIVPSDELSLNEFSNRLRVLEERSTAGGGGGPASLPPDPGRPPAKKRAEPKSVSSTLTAAKLEGLWPRVLSEVRSSSMQLFGILQKSSIVEASDDEVTLGAQNKFAKDHATDPPVLKIIGDAIAKHTGAAPRVRFVVAVAPTSPPVDPFASASALDLI; encoded by the coding sequence GTGGCCACCACTAGTCCCGTTCCCGCCTTAAGCCTCTATCGCAAGCATCGACCGGCAACGTTTGACGACCTCGTCGGACAGCCCGCAGTGGTCGAGGGCTTGACCGCGGTTTTGCGCACCCGCCGCATCGCCCATGCCTACCTTTTCTCCGGCCCTCGGGGAACAGGCAAGACCTCGGTCGCCCGGATTCTTGCGAAGTGCCTGAATTGCGAGCGTGGCGGCCCCCGCCCCGATCCCTGCGGCGTCTGCGACAGTTGCGTGGCGATCAGCGATGGGACCTCGTTCGACGTCGTCGAGATCGACGGCGCGAGCAACAATAGCGTCGACGACGTCCGCGAACTGCGGGAGAAAGTCAACTACGCGCCGGCGACCTCCAGGTACAAGATCTATATCATCGACGAAGTCCACATGTTGTCGCCCGGCGCGTTCAACGCGCTGCTCAAAACGCTGGAGGAGCCGCCGGAATTCGCGGTGTTCATCTTGGCCACGACCGAGCAGCACAAGGTGCCCGCCACAATTCTCTCGCGTTGCCAGCGCTACGATTTCCGGCGCATGCAGCCGCAGACCATCGCCGCCCGGCTCGCGGACGTCGCAAAGCGCGAAGGCCTCAAAGTCGGCGACCAGGCGCTGCAACGCCTGGCTTTTCTCGCCGACGGCGCGCTGCGCGACGCATTGGTCCTGCTCGAGCAGGCGCGTGGATTCGCCGACGGCGCGACGATCGACGAAGCTGCGCTGGACCGAGCGTTCGGCGAGTCGCATCGCGACGTCATCGGGCGGCTCACCGACGCCACGGTTCGCGGCGACGCGGCCGCTGCGCTTGCGACGGTCGCCGATGCTATCGGCGCGGGAGTGGACCCGGTATGGCTGGCAAAGGAATTGCTTCGCCGCTTTCGCCTGGTGATGCTCGCGCAGAACAGTCCCGCGACGCTTGCCCTTGAGACGCCGCCGGACGATGCCGAGCGCGTGCTCGAACTAGCGTCCAAATTGGATCGTCCGAAAGTGCTCCAAGCGCTCAGGCATCTTTCGGAGAGCGTTGCCCAGCGATATAGCACGCAGCCGCGAATCGATCTCGAACTCGCGCTGGTCCGCATCATCGTGCCGAGCGACGAATTGAGTTTGAACGAGTTTTCGAATCGCTTGCGCGTTCTCGAAGAGCGATCGACCGCGGGCGGCGGCGGCGGCCCGGCATCTCTGCCGCCCGACCCAGGCCGTCCCCCCGCGAAGAAGCGAGCGGAGCCGAAATCGGTGTCGTCCACGTTGACAGCCGCCAAACTCGAGGGGTTGTGGCCAAGGGTGCTGAGCGAAGTCCGCTCATCGTCCATGCAGTTGTTCGGCATCCTGCAGAAATCGAGCATCGTCGAAGCCTCGGACGACGAGGTCACGCTCGGGGCGCAGAACAAGTTCGCCAAGGATCATGCGACCGATCCGCCGGTGCTGAAGATCATCGGCGATGCGATCGCGAAGCACACCGGGGCGGCGCCGCGGGTCCGCTTTGTTGTGGCGGTCGCGCCGACTTCGCCGCCCGTCGATCCGTTCGCGTCCGCGTCCGCGCTCGATCTCATCTAA
- a CDS encoding RecQ family ATP-dependent DNA helicase, producing the protein MEGSVQNIMPVDIDLTEALRRHFGYENFQPGQEEVIRRVLDGKDTLAILATGAGKSLCYQLPAMLLAGTTVVVSPLIALMKDQLDMLAEAGISSTVALNSTLTDEEETSTLELVSRGNLKLIYVTPERLEDESFVEVLKRLHVPLFVVDEAHCISQWGHDFRPAYLNLGRVVAALGNPTVLALTATATPAVREDIVTQLGIPLTKPIVRGFDRPNLVYEVVRASNDDEKLRALKKAFAGPLSGGLGIVYTATIKNTYGVSEYLREQLGIEADVYHSKLQKADRDRVHDHFMSENVRVVVATNAFGLGIDKPNIRFVIHYDLPGSIEAYTQEAGRAGRDGEESLCLLLYRQSDTRVQNYFLTGKYPDVEEVQKVFGTLQLFEGQDNGVSLTDLRKILQLPLTKLKVILALLKKGGFIQSVTKGTYGLAPRIKGSPNLTLNLASYETKRSYDQSKLAMMLQYCETRSCRRKFILNYFGEDFDRPNCGACDNCRARLAAAIEHPADPSAPGEPVETLGEYRIGDVVHHPKFGQGTVERTERDLVTVLFPAHGYKTLLVTAVNRGAQAIA; encoded by the coding sequence ATGGAAGGTTCGGTCCAGAATATAATGCCGGTCGATATCGACCTCACGGAAGCCCTCCGGCGCCATTTCGGTTACGAGAACTTCCAGCCCGGCCAGGAAGAAGTCATCCGGCGAGTGCTGGACGGCAAAGATACGCTTGCCATTTTGGCGACCGGAGCCGGCAAGTCGCTTTGCTATCAATTACCCGCCATGTTGTTGGCCGGCACCACGGTCGTCGTATCGCCGCTCATCGCGTTAATGAAGGACCAGCTCGACATGCTCGCGGAGGCGGGCATCTCCAGCACCGTCGCCCTCAACAGCACGCTGACCGACGAAGAAGAGACTTCGACGCTCGAATTGGTCTCGCGCGGCAATCTCAAACTCATCTATGTGACCCCCGAGCGCCTGGAAGACGAGAGTTTCGTCGAAGTGCTCAAACGGCTGCACGTGCCGCTCTTCGTGGTCGATGAGGCGCACTGCATCTCGCAATGGGGCCACGACTTCCGCCCCGCCTATCTCAACTTGGGCCGGGTGGTCGCCGCGCTCGGCAATCCCACGGTGCTCGCGCTGACGGCCACGGCTACCCCGGCGGTGCGCGAAGACATCGTCACGCAATTGGGAATTCCGCTCACGAAGCCGATCGTGCGCGGTTTCGACCGCCCCAACTTGGTGTATGAAGTCGTGCGCGCATCGAACGACGACGAGAAGCTGCGAGCGCTGAAAAAAGCGTTCGCCGGTCCGCTCTCGGGCGGCCTTGGCATCGTCTACACGGCCACGATCAAGAACACGTACGGCGTTTCGGAATATCTGCGCGAGCAACTGGGCATCGAAGCCGATGTCTATCATTCAAAGCTGCAAAAGGCCGACCGGGACCGCGTGCACGATCACTTCATGAGCGAAAACGTGCGGGTTGTCGTGGCCACCAACGCGTTTGGACTGGGCATCGACAAGCCGAACATCCGCTTTGTGATCCACTACGATCTGCCGGGCAGCATCGAAGCGTATACGCAGGAGGCGGGTCGAGCCGGCCGCGACGGCGAGGAATCGCTGTGTCTTTTGCTCTATCGTCAGAGCGACACGCGCGTGCAGAACTATTTCCTCACCGGCAAATATCCCGACGTCGAAGAGGTGCAAAAAGTCTTCGGCACGCTGCAGCTGTTCGAAGGCCAGGATAACGGCGTATCGCTCACCGACCTTCGCAAGATCCTGCAGTTGCCGCTCACGAAGCTCAAAGTCATCCTCGCCCTGCTCAAAAAAGGCGGCTTCATCCAGAGCGTCACGAAAGGCACGTACGGTTTAGCACCGCGCATCAAAGGCAGCCCCAATCTGACGCTCAATCTCGCGAGCTACGAGACGAAGCGCTCGTACGATCAGAGCAAGCTCGCCATGATGCTGCAGTATTGCGAAACGCGCAGCTGCCGGCGCAAATTCATCCTCAACTACTTTGGCGAGGACTTCGACCGGCCCAATTGCGGCGCATGCGACAACTGCCGCGCGCGGCTCGCGGCGGCGATCGAGCATCCGGCCGATCCGTCCGCGCCGGGAGAACCCGTGGAGACGTTGGGCGAATACCGCATCGGCGATGTCGTGCATCATCCCAAGTTCGGCCAGGGAACTGTTGAACGCACGGAACGCGACCTCGTGACCGTGCTCTTCCCGGCGCACGGCTACAAGACGCTACTTGTCACCGCGGTCAACCGCGGCGCTCAAGCGATCGCATAA
- a CDS encoding glycosyltransferase: MRVAVETQYAIGTATGLGAYARGLYEALRRRSDVEAVALQDPSFDLWRFDRRVYWDQVRAPALARRLRAEIVHFTGGTVPVAAPSRMVVTVHDLVWLRAANRGRPYVRWYFGKMQPSLIRRAAAIVVDTIAARADVADGLRIPPERIVVAGAAAGDAYHSIVRHPDTAAPFVLSVSTVEERKDLMTAVRALVRLPELRLVSVGPHTPYAAEVAREAERLHVSERLDMRGYVDEATLLGLFAQASALIFPSRYEGFGLPPLQAQAAGLPVVAARVAVVEEVLGGHAWFAPVGDDAEFAAQLAIVLRGGTDVDARIAAARVHAREFTWDAVAERMATVYRSLL; this comes from the coding sequence GTGCGGGTCGCCGTCGAGACACAGTACGCGATCGGCACCGCCACGGGGCTCGGCGCATACGCGCGTGGATTGTACGAAGCGTTGCGTCGCCGAAGCGACGTCGAGGCCGTGGCGCTGCAAGATCCGTCGTTCGATCTTTGGCGATTCGATCGCCGGGTCTATTGGGACCAAGTCCGAGCACCCGCTCTTGCTCGAAGGCTTCGAGCGGAGATCGTGCACTTCACCGGCGGCACGGTGCCGGTAGCCGCGCCGTCACGGATGGTCGTGACCGTGCACGATCTCGTCTGGCTCCGCGCGGCGAATCGCGGGCGGCCGTACGTGCGATGGTATTTCGGGAAAATGCAGCCGTCGCTCATCCGTCGTGCGGCTGCGATCGTAGTCGACACGATCGCAGCGCGCGCCGATGTCGCGGACGGATTGCGGATTCCGCCGGAGCGTATCGTCGTGGCCGGCGCAGCGGCCGGCGACGCCTACCACTCTATTGTCCGGCATCCCGATACGGCGGCGCCATTTGTGCTGTCGGTCAGCACGGTGGAAGAGCGCAAGGATTTGATGACCGCGGTGCGAGCGCTCGTGCGGCTGCCCGAGCTTCGGCTCGTTTCCGTCGGCCCACACACGCCGTACGCGGCCGAGGTCGCGCGCGAAGCCGAGCGGCTGCACGTGTCTGAACGATTGGACATGCGCGGCTACGTCGACGAGGCGACCCTGCTCGGACTCTTCGCGCAAGCGAGCGCGCTCATATTCCCTTCACGGTATGAAGGCTTCGGGCTGCCGCCGCTTCAAGCGCAAGCAGCCGGGTTGCCGGTGGTGGCCGCGCGCGTCGCCGTCGTCGAAGAAGTGCTCGGCGGGCACGCGTGGTTCGCACCGGTCGGCGACGATGCGGAGTTTGCAGCGCAACTGGCAATCGTATTGCGCGGCGGCACGGACGTCGACGCGCGAATCGCGGCCGCCCGCGTGCACGCTCGCGAATTCACCTGGGACGCGGTCGCGGAACGAATGGCAACGGTCTACCGCTCGCTTTTGTAG